Proteins encoded by one window of Rutidosis leptorrhynchoides isolate AG116_Rl617_1_P2 chromosome 7, CSIRO_AGI_Rlap_v1, whole genome shotgun sequence:
- the LOC139859514 gene encoding uncharacterized protein, with product MKILSLNIRGLGLYDKNKFNWFKCVCFQQKPNVIALQETKAEKISETWVEKVWGCNDFKYAFKKSKGTELILVNTYGPQTDSEKRKMWDDLNDILKYDDAMWIIFGDFNEVRFSSERKNTDFCERRAKLFNDFIKDNSLLDLPLGGRTYTRITDNGRKFCKLDRYLVSENLFLQWPNLNVMVLDKKHTDHCPLILQDGNVDFGPKSVKVFDEWLKQEDSYDIIKSTWNKTNNNVKLDCIFRDKLKLVKQELKKWYSTSHGKLTTEIEELTSAVNDWEKIAELADLNEVQYNSWMKDKETLLQKEKTQIEMLNQKSRFKWVLEGDENSKFFHSYIRRRNQKNNIHGVNIGGVWNSNPLTIKK from the exons ATGAAGATTTTATCTTTAAATATTAGAGGATTAGGTCTATATGACAAAAACAAATTTAATTGGTTCAAATGTGTATGTTTTCAACAAAAACCTAATGTTATTGCTCTTCAGGAAACTAAAGCTGAAAAGATTTCGGAAACATGGGTGGAAAAGGTTTGGGGTTGTAATGATTTTAAATATGCTTTCAAAAAATCAAAGG GTACCGAGCTCATTCTTGTGAACACTTATGGACCCCAAACTGATTCAGAAAAAAGAAAAATGTGGGATGATCTCAatgatatattaaagtatgatgatGCTATGTGGATAATCTTTGGGGACTTTAACGAAGTTAGATTCTCTTCGGAAAGAAAGAATACAGATTTTTGTGAGAGAAGAGCAAAACTCTTCAATGATTTTATCAAGGATAACTCCTTACTTGATTTGCCATTAGGAGGAAGAACATATACTCGTATTACTGACAACGGAAGAAAATTCTGTAAACTCGATAGGTATCTTGTATCAGAAAATCTCTTTCTTCAATGGCCGAATCTAAACGTCATGGTTTTGGACAAAAAACACACGGATCATTGTCCTCTCATTTTACAAGATGGTAATGTTGATTTTGGTCCTAAATCGGTCAAAGTTTTTGATGAATGGTTAAAGCAAGAAGATTCCTATGACATCATCAAATCAACTTGGAATAAAACAAACAACAACGTTAAACTCGATTGTATTTTTCGTGATAAGCTAAAGTTGGTCAAACAAGAGCTTAAGAAATGGTATTCGACTTCTCATGGAAAGTTGACAACGGAAATAGAAGAATTGACAAGTGCGGTAAATGATTGGGAAAAGATAGCCGAATTGGCCGATCTAAATGAAGTTCAATATAATAGTTGGATGAAAGACAAAGAAACTCTTCTTCAAAAAGAGAAAACGCAAATTGAAATGCTCAACCAAAAGTCGAGATTCAAGTGGGTTTTGGAAGGAGACGAGAATAGCAAATTTTTCCACTCTTACATTCGTCGAAGGAATCAGAAAAATAACATCCATGGAGTTAACATTGGCGGGGTATGGAACTCCAATCCGTTAACTATAAAAAAATGA